In Aristaeella hokkaidonensis, the following are encoded in one genomic region:
- the mutL gene encoding DNA mismatch repair endonuclease MutL, protein MGKIRPLSENLIGKIAAGEVVERPAAAIKELIENSLDAGATAVTVEIQEGGLTSIRVADNGSGIDESDIRMAFERHATSKISREQDLDAIATLGFRGEALASIAAVSRITMTTRTAASDTGLKVKNEGGRITDIQEIACPVGTTIQVNDLFFNVPVRKGFMKKAGQEASAVHDLIVQLLLSRPDVSFRYISNGKTEFHSPGDGQTATALQTVYGSYAMKFMKEVNDHGNGLIIKGYVGIGENGRGNRNQEMFFINGRVMHNKILNEALETACRERVMIGKFPVCALYITIPYEAVDVNVHPNKLEVRFRDETGVYEAVLSAVLMALKEKDAFQHPVEMTLSPQKEKASDRMTEVPVQAAPAMRRPLPSPDESVTVSRTLPASASAISPAPKPEPVYRDIPPKPAETINIPAAGREYAAPTVMKENAEQVNTILSAVRKPMKVFGALFNTFILVEYEDQLLMVDQHAVHERLLFDRLMSEHTEKAQAGQEMLVPVVLGVTNAEQRLLEDNREALESIGLVVEAFGEKDVAVRTIPVILGEAQTKDFIRDVINDLQNGKDPTFEKKRTQLLQTACKHAVKGGETLTEEELRSLLDTMIEQKVTPTCPHGRPLVVSISHRELDRKFKRIQN, encoded by the coding sequence ATGGGAAAGATCAGACCGCTGAGTGAAAACCTGATTGGTAAAATAGCTGCGGGTGAAGTCGTGGAAAGACCGGCGGCGGCCATCAAGGAACTGATTGAAAACAGTCTGGATGCCGGTGCTACAGCGGTGACAGTCGAAATCCAGGAAGGCGGACTGACAAGCATCCGCGTAGCCGATAATGGCAGCGGTATTGATGAAAGCGATATCCGCATGGCGTTTGAACGGCATGCCACAAGTAAAATCAGCAGGGAACAGGATCTTGACGCCATTGCAACTCTGGGCTTCCGCGGAGAGGCTCTTGCAAGTATTGCAGCCGTATCACGGATTACAATGACAACCCGGACCGCTGCAAGCGATACAGGATTGAAAGTAAAAAACGAAGGCGGACGGATTACTGATATACAGGAAATTGCCTGCCCAGTCGGCACAACAATCCAGGTGAATGATTTGTTTTTCAATGTTCCTGTCCGCAAAGGATTTATGAAAAAAGCCGGTCAGGAAGCTTCGGCAGTTCACGATCTGATTGTCCAGCTTTTACTGAGCCGCCCCGATGTCAGTTTCAGGTATATTTCAAACGGTAAAACAGAATTTCATTCACCCGGAGACGGACAGACAGCCACGGCATTGCAGACGGTTTACGGAAGCTATGCCATGAAGTTTATGAAAGAAGTGAATGATCACGGGAACGGACTGATCATCAAGGGGTATGTCGGTATCGGAGAGAACGGAAGAGGAAACCGGAATCAGGAAATGTTCTTCATCAACGGCCGTGTCATGCATAATAAAATCCTGAACGAAGCATTGGAAACGGCCTGCAGGGAACGGGTGATGATTGGGAAATTCCCGGTCTGTGCACTGTATATCACCATTCCGTATGAAGCAGTGGACGTCAATGTACACCCGAATAAGCTGGAAGTGCGATTCAGGGATGAAACAGGGGTTTATGAAGCTGTACTCAGTGCTGTGCTGATGGCATTGAAAGAAAAGGATGCTTTTCAGCATCCGGTTGAGATGACTCTCAGCCCCCAGAAGGAAAAAGCTTCTGACCGGATGACGGAAGTTCCTGTCCAGGCGGCTCCTGCCATGCGCCGTCCGCTGCCTTCTCCTGATGAATCGGTGACAGTCAGCCGGACGCTCCCTGCCAGTGCGTCTGCTATTTCTCCTGCCCCAAAACCGGAACCCGTTTACAGGGATATCCCGCCAAAGCCGGCAGAAACAATCAATATCCCTGCTGCCGGCCGTGAGTATGCAGCTCCCACTGTGATGAAAGAAAATGCAGAACAGGTTAACACAATCCTGAGTGCAGTCAGGAAACCGATGAAAGTATTCGGCGCGCTGTTCAACACGTTTATCCTGGTTGAATATGAAGACCAGCTGCTGATGGTTGACCAGCACGCGGTCCATGAGCGTCTGCTGTTTGACAGGCTTATGAGTGAACACACGGAAAAAGCCCAGGCCGGCCAGGAAATGCTTGTTCCTGTTGTGCTTGGTGTTACAAATGCTGAACAGCGCCTGCTGGAAGATAACAGGGAAGCGCTGGAAAGCATAGGACTCGTTGTTGAGGCGTTTGGTGAGAAGGATGTAGCTGTCAGGACGATCCCCGTAATTCTGGGCGAGGCACAGACAAAGGATTTTATACGGGATGTGATCAACGATCTTCAGAACGGAAAAGATCCGACTTTTGAGAAGAAACGGACACAGCTGCTTCAGACCGCCTGCAAGCATGCCGTTAAGGGCGGAGAAACGCTGACAGAAGAAGAATTGCGGAGCCTTCTTGACACAATGATTGAACAGAAGGTGACACCCACCTGTCCCCACGGAAGACCGCTTGTGGTTTCCATCAGCCACAGGGAACTGGACAGGAAATTCAAACGCATACAGAACTGA
- the miaA gene encoding tRNA (adenosine(37)-N6)-dimethylallyltransferase MiaA codes for MTEQIVCRVITGPTASGKTSLSVRLAQEQGWDILCMDSMQIYRRMDIGTAKPTKEEMGGVCHYLMDICEPTDMFSVADYRDEAEKLILQLTEKGRHVLFVGGTVLYLQSLMHPMGMGMTPANEELRKTLHAMAETADGRAALHERLRRIDPVTAQRLPVNDVRRIIRAIEVWEATGIPFSEQPRRENENDRRFRWKVVSTEMDRDLLYDRINQRVTDMIQKGLKNEVASLLEEGVPEDARSMNGLGYKEMIPCIRGEYSVEDAAEMIRKGTRHYAKRQMTFLRREECIHYVRTDREDAYDEMRRYLL; via the coding sequence ATGACAGAACAGATTGTCTGCAGAGTCATAACGGGGCCTACAGCCAGCGGGAAGACCAGTCTGAGCGTACGTCTCGCACAGGAGCAGGGATGGGATATTCTGTGTATGGACAGTATGCAGATTTACAGAAGAATGGATATCGGAACCGCTAAACCGACAAAGGAAGAAATGGGCGGTGTATGTCATTATCTGATGGATATCTGTGAACCAACGGATATGTTCAGCGTTGCAGATTACAGGGATGAAGCCGAGAAACTGATTCTGCAGCTTACAGAAAAGGGAAGACATGTATTGTTTGTCGGAGGAACTGTACTTTATCTTCAGTCGCTGATGCATCCCATGGGAATGGGAATGACGCCGGCCAATGAAGAACTGAGGAAGACGTTGCATGCAATGGCGGAAACGGCAGACGGACGCGCCGCGCTGCATGAGAGGCTTCGACGTATAGATCCGGTAACTGCCCAACGTCTTCCGGTGAATGATGTCAGAAGGATTATTCGTGCAATAGAAGTATGGGAGGCTACCGGAATTCCTTTTTCCGAACAGCCCAGGCGTGAGAATGAGAATGACCGCCGATTCCGCTGGAAGGTGGTTTCCACTGAAATGGACAGGGATTTACTCTATGACCGGATCAATCAACGCGTAACAGATATGATCCAAAAGGGATTAAAGAATGAAGTGGCATCCCTGCTGGAGGAAGGCGTACCTGAAGACGCCAGGAGCATGAACGGCCTGGGGTACAAGGAGATGATTCCCTGTATACGCGGTGAGTATTCTGTTGAAGATGCGGCAGAGATGATCCGGAAGGGAACACGTCATTATGCAAAAAGGCAGATGACGTTCCTGCGCAGGGAAGAATGCATTCATT